From one Conyzicola nivalis genomic stretch:
- a CDS encoding acyl-CoA thioesterase codes for MRLNVPISLRWSDFDAYAHVNNAEMFRLLEEARIQAFWINDDGSPGSSMAILDARPGAKVVALIARQEIEYLLPIPYMRQPLDVELWIGRLGGASLEISYEVYSPEDQEPRLLYTRAATTLVMVELATGRPQRITDEQREAWAPYVEEPVAFAKRP; via the coding sequence ATGCGGCTCAACGTTCCGATCAGCCTGCGCTGGTCCGATTTCGACGCCTACGCCCACGTCAACAACGCGGAGATGTTCCGCCTGTTGGAGGAGGCCCGCATCCAGGCGTTCTGGATCAACGACGACGGTTCGCCCGGTTCGTCGATGGCGATTCTGGATGCGCGGCCGGGCGCGAAGGTGGTGGCGTTGATCGCGCGGCAGGAGATCGAATACCTGCTGCCGATCCCGTACATGCGCCAGCCGCTCGACGTGGAACTGTGGATCGGCCGCCTCGGCGGTGCCAGCCTCGAGATCAGCTACGAGGTGTACTCGCCGGAGGATCAGGAGCCGCGTCTGCTGTACACGCGCGCCGCGACCACACTGGTGATGGTGGAGCTGGCGACCGGACGCCCGCAGCGCATCACGGACGAGCAGCGCGAGGCGTGGGCCCCGTACGTCGAGGAGCCGGTCGCCTTCGCCAAGCGCCCCTAG
- a CDS encoding TetR/AcrR family transcriptional regulator, whose product MKGEPVPDERERLLRLTAHYLLEHGVLETSLRTLAEAIGSSHRVLLYYFGSRERLITDALDEAARLSSVRDASLLGPSGTDADVERELVRVWRLVSADDQLLLIRLFLQVVALALHNPGPYEAFIDGLQTEWIGSYAAYLRQHGVASAEADDLAAEIVGLQRGLQLERAIGGSSVMLDRAFAAAAGRWAERVATFA is encoded by the coding sequence ATGAAAGGCGAGCCTGTGCCCGACGAACGCGAGCGACTGCTGCGCCTTACCGCGCACTACCTCCTCGAGCACGGCGTCCTCGAAACCAGCCTGCGCACTCTCGCCGAGGCGATCGGGTCGAGCCACCGCGTGCTGCTCTACTACTTCGGCTCTCGCGAGCGGCTCATCACCGACGCGCTCGACGAAGCGGCGCGGCTCTCCTCCGTGCGTGACGCGAGCCTGCTCGGCCCGAGCGGCACGGATGCCGACGTGGAGCGCGAACTCGTGCGGGTCTGGCGGCTCGTCTCGGCCGACGACCAGCTGCTGCTCATCCGGCTCTTCCTGCAGGTCGTCGCGCTCGCCCTGCACAACCCGGGGCCATACGAGGCCTTCATCGACGGCCTGCAGACGGAGTGGATCGGCTCGTACGCCGCGTATCTACGGCAGCACGGCGTCGCCTCTGCGGAGGCGGACGACCTGGCCGCCGAGATCGTCGGACTCCAGCGCGGCCTCCAGCTGGAGCGCGCGATCGGCGGCTCGTCGGTCATGCTCGACCGCGCGTTCGCGGCGGCCGCCGGCCGCTGGGCCGAACGAGTGGCGACGTTCGCCTAG
- a CDS encoding alpha/beta hydrolase family protein, with the protein MPWIDVAAATLILLSIVVATVTRRRSAVPVVIVGVAAISTLILGFVLEGARPVLLAMGCSALVGAAVVVWLRSGRLPRIAVATGVAVGLGCLGLAGGAWALPPVYVAAPTGVYDVGIDSEVWTDDSRDARGGDAAGETRSLPATIWYPAAGGGEPAPYLPERDRASELTEALAAQYGVPAVLFDSLVRARGNATWQGEPADGSFPVVIASPGLNSTRWFFTSWAEELASNGVVVIALDHPYDAPVAELADGTSAFSELTTTGDDARDQASADHWTSIRAADMRAVIDHLRSDQVPLPALKSADTTEIIAAGHSLGGAAALEAARLDDRIAGVVDIDGMPRSPDGAAPVRQPVLAVVAGDADPNPEYDAALDSLLANGTGAVLELDGVAHFAMVDVGLMIAPLPGITGTRGAHGPTAAAQATLRLIEAVTTGTALDADSLAELGGVSTSSDADSAG; encoded by the coding sequence GTGCCTTGGATCGATGTTGCCGCGGCAACGCTCATTCTGCTTTCGATCGTCGTCGCCACGGTCACCCGTCGGCGCAGTGCGGTGCCGGTAGTGATCGTCGGTGTCGCCGCCATCTCTACGCTCATACTCGGTTTCGTTCTCGAGGGTGCGCGCCCGGTCCTGTTGGCGATGGGGTGCAGTGCGCTGGTGGGCGCCGCCGTCGTGGTGTGGTTGCGGTCGGGTCGTCTGCCGCGCATCGCAGTCGCGACCGGCGTCGCTGTCGGGCTGGGCTGCCTCGGCCTCGCAGGGGGTGCGTGGGCGTTGCCGCCCGTCTACGTGGCAGCCCCGACCGGTGTGTACGACGTCGGGATCGATTCGGAAGTCTGGACCGACGACTCCCGCGATGCGCGCGGCGGGGATGCGGCGGGCGAGACCCGGTCGCTGCCGGCGACGATCTGGTACCCGGCGGCGGGTGGGGGCGAGCCGGCCCCCTATCTTCCCGAGCGTGACCGCGCTTCCGAGCTGACCGAGGCCCTCGCCGCGCAATACGGTGTCCCGGCTGTGCTGTTCGACAGCCTCGTTCGGGCTCGAGGTAACGCGACCTGGCAGGGCGAGCCCGCCGACGGCTCGTTTCCCGTCGTGATCGCCTCGCCCGGGCTCAATAGCACCCGCTGGTTCTTCACCTCGTGGGCGGAGGAGCTCGCCAGCAACGGCGTCGTCGTGATCGCACTCGACCATCCGTACGACGCACCGGTCGCAGAGCTCGCCGATGGAACATCGGCGTTCAGTGAACTGACGACTACCGGCGACGATGCGCGCGACCAGGCCTCCGCCGATCACTGGACGTCGATTCGTGCCGCCGACATGCGCGCCGTGATCGATCATCTCCGCAGCGACCAGGTTCCTCTGCCCGCACTGAAGTCCGCCGACACGACGGAGATCATCGCGGCGGGGCACTCGTTGGGAGGTGCTGCGGCTCTGGAAGCCGCGCGCCTCGACGATCGGATCGCGGGAGTCGTCGACATCGACGGGATGCCCCGCTCGCCAGACGGGGCGGCCCCGGTTCGACAGCCGGTGCTCGCCGTCGTGGCGGGGGATGCGGACCCGAACCCCGAATACGACGCGGCGCTCGATTCCCTTCTCGCGAACGGAACGGGTGCCGTTCTCGAGTTGGACGGGGTCGCTCACTTCGCCATGGTCGACGTGGGTCTGATGATTGCCCCCTTGCCCGGAATCACGGGCACACGCGGTGCGCACGGTCCGACGGCTGCCGCTCAGGCGACACTTCGCCTCATCGAGGCGGTGACCACGGGAACCGCGCTCGACGCGGATTCGCTCGCCGAACTCGGAGGGGTTTCCACGTCCAGCGATGCGGACAGCGCGGGATGA
- a CDS encoding nucleoside hydrolase — protein MPIPLLIDTDTAADDCFALLVGLLDPRADLRGITMVAGNVGFDQQVDNAFLTVGLAGRLGEVPVFLGARDPLERPWASAEDVHGDGVGGLKRPDDGHVASEEHAVDAMIRIAREHKGELRIVAIGPLTNIALAVRKDPEFAANVGSLYVMGGSINARGNITPAAEYNIYVDPEAADIVFSAGFADVVVISWDPLTITDAVFDQGRIDRIAALDTPLARFFVRANQATFDFDTRVGLAGSSHCDSLTALLAIDRGYVTAESRYRLEVETEGTITRGATVFDWQSDDNNVTAIEKVDGDRFYEYMLGMLASTPVAE, from the coding sequence GTGCCGATTCCCCTCCTCATCGATACCGACACCGCGGCAGACGACTGCTTCGCGCTGCTCGTCGGCCTGCTCGACCCGCGCGCCGACCTGCGCGGCATCACGATGGTGGCCGGCAACGTCGGATTCGACCAGCAGGTCGACAACGCCTTCCTCACGGTCGGGCTCGCCGGTCGCCTCGGCGAGGTGCCGGTGTTCCTCGGCGCCCGTGACCCGCTCGAACGCCCGTGGGCGAGCGCGGAGGACGTGCACGGCGACGGCGTGGGCGGGCTCAAGCGCCCTGACGACGGGCACGTGGCATCCGAAGAACACGCGGTCGACGCGATGATCCGCATCGCGCGCGAGCACAAGGGTGAACTGCGCATCGTCGCGATCGGTCCGCTCACGAACATCGCGCTGGCCGTGCGGAAAGATCCCGAGTTCGCGGCCAACGTGGGCAGCCTCTACGTCATGGGCGGATCGATCAACGCCCGCGGCAACATCACGCCGGCGGCCGAGTACAACATCTACGTCGACCCCGAGGCCGCCGACATCGTCTTCTCGGCCGGATTCGCCGACGTCGTCGTGATCAGCTGGGACCCGCTGACGATCACCGACGCCGTGTTCGACCAGGGCCGCATCGACCGCATCGCGGCGCTCGACACCCCGCTCGCGCGGTTCTTCGTGCGGGCCAATCAGGCGACCTTCGACTTCGACACGCGGGTCGGTCTCGCCGGCTCGTCGCACTGCGACTCGCTCACGGCGCTGCTCGCGATCGACCGCGGCTACGTGACCGCCGAGAGCCGCTACCGGCTCGAGGTCGAGACCGAGGGCACGATCACCCGCGGCGCGACCGTGTTCGACTGGCAGTCGGACGACAACAACGTGACGGCGATCGAGAAGGTCGACGGCGACAGGTTCTACGAGTACATGCTCGGCATGCTCGCGTCGACGCCCGTCGCAGAGTAG
- a CDS encoding FAD-binding dehydrogenase encodes MPQQQSDAIVIGAGLAGLVATAELVAAGKTVTVLEQEPESNFGGQAWWSFGGLFLIDSPEQRRMGIRDSLELARQDWLGSAGFDRENDRWPRRWAEAYLQFAAGEKRAWLRERGVSFFPVVGWAERGGYTANGHGNSVPRFHITWGTGPGVVEPFARAVREGVDRGLVTLRFRHRVDGLVVTDGAVVGARGALLAPDPAARGVASNRDVVGDFELHAGATIVTSGGIGGNHELVRELWPADLGAPPQHMLSGVPAHVDGRMLTIADEAGAHLVNGDRMWHYVEGITNYDPVWARHGIRILPGPSSLWLDATGKRLPVPLFPGFDSLGTLRHLRTTGYDHSWFILTQSIIEKEFALSGSEQNPDLTGKSVRELAKQRLGKGATGPVEAFKEKGVDFHVADTLDELLAMIDDGVIDPARVRQEVEYRDRQLDNPFSKDAQVNDLRQARNYRGDKLIRVAKPHKLQDPKAGPLIAVKLHVVTRKTLGGIETNLDGQALRGGSGDPVPGLFAAGEASGFGGGGMHGYRSLEGTFLGGCIFSGREAGRAVARG; translated from the coding sequence ATGCCGCAGCAGCAATCCGACGCGATCGTGATCGGCGCGGGCCTCGCCGGCCTGGTCGCCACGGCCGAACTCGTGGCGGCGGGAAAGACCGTCACGGTGCTCGAGCAGGAGCCGGAGTCGAACTTCGGCGGCCAGGCCTGGTGGTCGTTCGGCGGGCTGTTCCTCATCGATTCGCCCGAACAGCGACGCATGGGGATCCGCGACTCGCTCGAGCTCGCCCGGCAGGACTGGCTGGGCTCCGCCGGCTTCGACCGCGAGAACGACCGCTGGCCGAGGCGCTGGGCCGAGGCCTACCTGCAGTTTGCCGCGGGCGAGAAGCGCGCCTGGCTGCGGGAGCGCGGCGTGAGCTTCTTCCCTGTCGTCGGCTGGGCCGAACGGGGCGGCTACACGGCGAACGGGCACGGCAACTCCGTGCCCCGCTTCCACATCACCTGGGGCACGGGGCCGGGCGTCGTCGAACCGTTCGCGCGGGCGGTGCGGGAGGGCGTCGACCGCGGGCTCGTGACGCTGCGGTTCCGCCACCGGGTCGACGGTCTCGTGGTGACCGACGGCGCGGTGGTCGGGGCGCGCGGCGCGTTGCTCGCACCCGACCCCGCCGCCCGCGGCGTGGCGAGCAACCGGGACGTCGTCGGCGACTTCGAACTGCACGCGGGCGCGACGATCGTGACGAGCGGGGGCATCGGCGGCAACCACGAGCTCGTGCGCGAACTCTGGCCGGCCGACCTGGGCGCACCGCCGCAGCACATGCTGAGCGGGGTGCCCGCCCACGTCGACGGCCGCATGCTGACCATTGCCGACGAGGCCGGCGCGCACCTGGTCAACGGCGACCGCATGTGGCACTACGTCGAGGGCATCACGAACTACGACCCGGTGTGGGCGCGGCACGGGATACGCATCCTCCCCGGGCCGTCGAGCCTGTGGTTGGATGCCACGGGCAAACGCCTGCCGGTGCCGCTGTTTCCCGGCTTCGACTCGCTCGGAACGCTGCGGCACCTGCGCACCACGGGCTACGACCACTCCTGGTTCATCCTGACCCAGTCCATCATCGAGAAGGAGTTCGCGCTCTCGGGCAGCGAACAGAACCCCGACCTCACCGGCAAGAGCGTGCGGGAGCTCGCGAAACAGCGCCTGGGCAAGGGCGCCACCGGTCCCGTCGAGGCCTTCAAAGAAAAAGGGGTCGACTTCCACGTCGCCGACACGCTCGACGAGTTGCTCGCCATGATCGACGACGGGGTCATCGATCCCGCCCGGGTGAGACAGGAGGTCGAGTACCGCGACCGCCAGCTCGACAATCCGTTCTCGAAGGACGCGCAGGTCAACGACCTCCGGCAGGCGCGCAACTACCGCGGCGACAAGCTCATCCGCGTGGCTAAGCCACACAAGCTGCAGGACCCGAAGGCCGGGCCGCTCATCGCGGTGAAGCTGCACGTCGTCACGCGCAAGACGCTCGGCGGTATCGAGACGAATCTCGACGGGCAGGCCCTGCGGGGCGGCAGCGGCGACCCCGTTCCCGGACTGTTCGCGGCGGGCGAGGCGAGCGGCTTCGGGGGCGGCGGGATGCACGGGTACCGCTCGCTCGAGGGTACCTTCCTCGGCGGCTGCATCTTCAGCGGCCGAGAGGCGGGTCGGGCGGTCGCGCGCGGCTGA
- a CDS encoding asparaginase: protein MTATALPRIVVVATGGTIAGSAASTTDTTGYRAGTSGVDALIDAVPEARSLADLRGEQFASIDSSDVTDEVLLALARRVDALLASPEVDGVVVTHGTDTLEESAYFLHLVLDSAKPVVFTGAMRPASALSADGPLNFYAAVAAASAPASIGQGVLVVLNDEIHSARDVSKSTSLRVDSFASAYGPLGVVVGGRVLYYRAVVRPHTTATEFRLGAVDALPKAAVVYAHSGLDDSVGELLAAARYAVIVHAGFGNGTVSTRMIEPLESARLAGSIVVRATRTGSGHVTAVGASRAEVNGWISVDDQNPQRARILACLALTVTRDHDEIQRIFDTY from the coding sequence ATGACCGCCACCGCCCTCCCCCGCATCGTCGTTGTCGCCACGGGAGGCACGATTGCCGGTTCCGCGGCATCGACGACCGACACCACGGGGTACCGGGCCGGCACGAGCGGGGTCGACGCCCTGATCGACGCGGTCCCAGAGGCGCGCTCGCTCGCCGACCTCAGGGGCGAACAGTTCGCCAGCATCGATTCGTCGGATGTCACGGACGAGGTACTCCTCGCGCTGGCCCGCCGCGTCGACGCGCTGCTCGCATCGCCCGAGGTCGACGGCGTCGTGGTCACCCACGGCACCGACACGCTCGAGGAGTCCGCCTACTTCCTGCACCTCGTGCTCGACTCCGCCAAACCCGTGGTGTTCACGGGCGCGATGCGGCCGGCCAGCGCACTCAGCGCAGACGGGCCGCTGAATTTCTACGCGGCGGTCGCCGCGGCATCCGCCCCCGCCAGCATCGGCCAGGGCGTCCTCGTCGTGCTCAACGACGAGATCCACTCCGCGCGCGACGTGTCCAAGTCGACGAGCCTGCGCGTCGACTCGTTCGCGTCCGCCTACGGTCCGCTCGGGGTGGTCGTCGGCGGCCGCGTGCTCTACTACCGCGCGGTCGTCCGCCCGCACACGACCGCGACCGAGTTCCGCCTTGGCGCCGTCGACGCCCTGCCCAAGGCCGCGGTCGTCTACGCCCACTCCGGTCTCGACGACTCGGTGGGCGAGTTGCTGGCCGCGGCACGCTACGCCGTGATCGTGCACGCCGGCTTCGGCAACGGAACCGTCTCCACCCGCATGATCGAGCCTCTCGAGTCCGCCCGCCTCGCCGGCAGCATCGTCGTGCGCGCCACCCGCACGGGCAGCGGCCACGTCACGGCCGTCGGCGCGAGCCGCGCCGAGGTGAACGGCTGGATCTCGGTCGACGACCAGAACCCTCAGCGCGCCCGCATCCTCGCCTGCCTCGCCCTGACCGTCACGCGCGACCACGACGAGATCCAGCGCATCTTCGACACCTACTAG
- the ettA gene encoding energy-dependent translational throttle protein EttA, whose product MAEFIYTMVRARKAVGDKLILDDVTMSFFPGAKIGIVGPNGAGKSTILKIMAGLDTPSNGEARLSPGYTVGILMQEPELDETKTVLENVQEGVGDIKAKVDRHAAIGLEMAEPDADFDALLAEMGTLQEEIDAADAWDLDSQLEQAMAALRTPPGDYPVDSLSGGEKRRVALTKLLLQKPDLLLLDEPTNHLDAESVLWLEQHLAKYPGAVLAVTHDRYFLDHVAEWIAEVDRGKLYPYEGNYSTYLEKKQERLTVQGKKDAKLAKRLSSELEWVRSNAKGRQVKSKARLARYEEMANEAEKTRKLDFEELVIPVGPRLGAQVIDAKNLKKSFDERVLIDGLSFTLPRNGIVGVIGPNGVGKTTLFKTIVGLEPLDSGDLKIGETVDISYVDQNRGGIDPNKTLWEVVSDGQDFIQVGKTEIPSRGYVSQFGFKGPDQQKKAGVLSGGERNRLNLALTLKQGGNLLLLDEPTNDLDVETLGSLENALLEFPGCAVVITHDRWFLDRIATHILAYEGTAEDPSNWYWFEGNFESYEENKIQRLGADAAKPNSSVYRKLSRD is encoded by the coding sequence ATGGCCGAATTTATTTACACGATGGTGCGCGCCCGCAAAGCGGTCGGCGACAAGCTGATCCTCGATGACGTGACCATGTCGTTCTTCCCCGGTGCCAAGATCGGCATCGTCGGCCCCAACGGAGCCGGTAAGTCCACAATCCTGAAGATCATGGCGGGCCTCGACACCCCGAGCAACGGCGAGGCGCGGCTCAGCCCCGGCTACACCGTCGGCATCCTCATGCAGGAGCCCGAGCTCGACGAGACGAAGACCGTGCTCGAGAACGTGCAGGAGGGAGTCGGCGACATCAAGGCCAAGGTCGACCGTCACGCCGCCATCGGCCTCGAAATGGCCGAGCCCGACGCCGACTTCGACGCACTGCTCGCCGAAATGGGCACGCTGCAGGAAGAGATCGACGCCGCAGACGCCTGGGACCTCGACTCTCAGCTCGAGCAGGCCATGGCGGCGCTGCGCACCCCGCCGGGCGACTACCCGGTCGACAGCCTGTCCGGTGGTGAGAAGCGCCGCGTCGCGCTCACCAAGCTGCTGCTGCAGAAGCCCGACCTGTTGCTGCTCGACGAACCGACCAACCACCTCGACGCCGAGAGCGTGCTCTGGCTCGAGCAGCACCTCGCCAAGTACCCGGGCGCCGTGCTCGCCGTGACCCACGATAGGTACTTCCTCGACCACGTCGCCGAGTGGATCGCCGAGGTCGACCGCGGCAAGCTCTACCCCTACGAGGGCAACTACTCGACCTACCTCGAGAAGAAGCAGGAACGCCTCACCGTCCAGGGCAAGAAGGACGCCAAGCTCGCGAAGCGCCTGTCGAGCGAACTCGAGTGGGTGCGCAGCAACGCTAAGGGGCGCCAGGTCAAGTCGAAGGCGCGCTTGGCCCGGTACGAGGAGATGGCCAACGAGGCGGAGAAGACGAGAAAGCTCGACTTCGAAGAGCTCGTGATCCCGGTCGGCCCGCGCCTCGGCGCGCAGGTGATCGACGCGAAGAACCTCAAGAAGAGCTTCGACGAGCGCGTGCTCATCGACGGTCTGAGCTTCACGCTGCCGCGCAACGGCATCGTCGGCGTCATCGGCCCGAACGGTGTCGGTAAGACCACGCTGTTCAAGACGATCGTCGGCCTCGAGCCGCTCGACTCCGGCGACCTGAAGATCGGCGAGACGGTCGACATCTCGTACGTCGACCAGAACCGCGGCGGCATCGACCCGAACAAAACCCTCTGGGAGGTCGTCTCCGACGGCCAGGACTTCATCCAGGTGGGCAAGACCGAGATCCCCTCGCGCGGCTACGTGTCGCAGTTCGGTTTCAAGGGTCCCGACCAGCAGAAGAAGGCCGGCGTGCTGTCGGGTGGTGAGCGCAACCGCCTCAACCTCGCGCTGACGCTCAAGCAGGGCGGCAACCTGCTGCTGCTCGACGAACCGACCAACGACCTCGACGTCGAAACTCTGGGCTCGCTCGAGAACGCGCTGCTCGAGTTCCCCGGCTGCGCCGTGGTGATCACTCACGATAGGTGGTTCCTCGACCGCATCGCGACCCACATCCTCGCCTACGAGGGCACCGCGGAGGACCCGTCTAACTGGTACTGGTTCGAGGGCAACTTCGAGTCGTACGAGGAGAACAAGATCCAGCGCCTCGGCGCCGACGCCGCCAAGCCCAACAGCTCGGTGTACCGCAAGCTGTCGCGCGACTAA
- the ykgO gene encoding type B 50S ribosomal protein L36, with the protein MQVRNSLKSLKKAPGSQVVRRRGRTFVINSANPRMKARQG; encoded by the coding sequence ATGCAGGTACGTAATTCGCTCAAGTCGCTCAAGAAGGCACCCGGATCGCAGGTTGTGCGCCGTCGCGGACGCACGTTCGTGATCAACAGCGCCAACCCGCGCATGAAGGCGCGTCAGGGTTAG
- a CDS encoding DUF2510 domain-containing protein: MTDVNSSPPPAGWYPDPAGSDRTRWWNGFGWSDTYGETAPAAAPVGHTPPAGDLAAYGSSPSPAYAPAYGNAPAHANAPAYGAEELSAPEGTSPYTPFIWALAVLPVVGLISNIYTLVNFDQILADSLDPNAPLVAPVDIVQGAIGWVMIGLSVLLGVLDWRALKNAGVPRPFHWAWIFFSVIGVPVYMVGRSIVVRRRVGSGLAPMVVNLALIVVNFALGIVAAVVAVGAVLDSGMVP; encoded by the coding sequence ATGACGGATGTCAACTCTTCACCGCCGCCCGCCGGCTGGTACCCCGACCCCGCGGGCAGTGACCGCACGCGCTGGTGGAACGGTTTCGGCTGGTCCGACACGTACGGCGAAACCGCGCCGGCGGCCGCACCCGTCGGGCACACGCCCCCTGCCGGCGACCTCGCCGCCTACGGCAGCTCGCCGTCACCCGCCTACGCGCCGGCCTATGGCAACGCCCCGGCCCACGCGAACGCCCCCGCCTACGGCGCCGAGGAACTCTCCGCGCCCGAGGGCACCTCGCCCTACACGCCCTTCATCTGGGCGCTGGCGGTGCTTCCCGTCGTCGGGCTGATCAGCAACATCTACACGCTCGTCAACTTCGACCAGATCCTGGCCGACTCCCTCGACCCGAACGCGCCCCTCGTCGCTCCCGTCGACATCGTGCAGGGCGCTATCGGTTGGGTGATGATCGGCCTCAGCGTGCTGTTGGGTGTGCTCGACTGGCGTGCGCTCAAAAACGCCGGGGTCCCCCGCCCGTTCCACTGGGCGTGGATCTTCTTCTCGGTGATCGGCGTGCCCGTCTACATGGTCGGTCGCTCGATCGTCGTGCGCCGTCGGGTCGGCTCCGGACTGGCTCCGATGGTGGTGAACCTCGCGCTCATCGTGGTCAACTTCGCGCTCGGCATCGTTGCCGCCGTGGTCGCGGTCGGCGCCGTGTTGGACTCCGGCATGGTGCCCTGA
- a CDS encoding winged helix-turn-helix transcriptional regulator, with amino-acid sequence MDVSMMHNLTGFGFTAGVLPANCPSRTVLDHVTSKWGVLVLIALSQQSLRWGELRRTIEGISEKMLASTLRTLEADGLVLREAQPTIPPRVDYSLTPLGRELADRLLPLMGWIADNADEIVAGPQRAQ; translated from the coding sequence ATGGACGTAAGTATGATGCACAACCTCACCGGCTTCGGCTTCACGGCCGGAGTGCTGCCCGCCAACTGCCCATCCCGAACCGTGCTCGACCACGTCACGAGCAAGTGGGGCGTCCTCGTGCTGATCGCCCTCTCACAGCAGTCGCTGCGCTGGGGCGAACTACGCCGCACCATCGAGGGCATCAGCGAGAAGATGCTCGCCTCGACCCTGCGCACCCTCGAGGCCGACGGGCTCGTGCTGCGGGAGGCACAACCGACGATCCCGCCGCGCGTCGACTACAGCCTCACCCCGCTCGGCCGCGAACTGGCCGACCGTCTGCTGCCGCTGATGGGCTGGATCGCCGACAACGCCGACGAGATCGTCGCCGGCCCGCAGCGGGCACAATAG
- a CDS encoding acyl-CoA thioesterase, whose translation MSDPVSGLLAALDLTDTGARTSEDIFTGPSQPQPMGRVFGGQVLAQSLVAAMRTISEDRFVHSMHGYFLRPGDAAQPITFSVDRIHDGRSFSTRRTQAYQNGLPILSMIASFQDLDDGLDHQVSMPTGLPEPESLPSAAETLEGIDHPVAADWAYGRAFDMRHVPSPIYFTVEGEQVPHQAVWLKAKSALPDDDNLHRAALAYASDYSILEPIMRGHGVPWALPGLKAASLDHAMWFHRFGRVDDWLLYVQESPTAVGGRGLSLGRIFTRDGILLASVAQEGMVRVPSR comes from the coding sequence ATGAGCGACCCCGTGAGCGGCCTTCTGGCTGCACTCGACCTGACCGACACCGGCGCACGCACGAGCGAAGACATTTTCACCGGGCCCAGCCAACCGCAACCGATGGGCCGGGTGTTCGGCGGGCAGGTGCTCGCGCAGTCCCTCGTCGCGGCGATGCGCACTATTTCGGAAGACCGCTTCGTGCACTCGATGCACGGCTACTTCCTGCGCCCGGGTGACGCCGCGCAGCCCATCACGTTCTCGGTCGACCGCATCCACGACGGTCGCTCGTTCTCGACCAGGCGCACGCAGGCCTATCAGAACGGCCTCCCGATCCTGTCGATGATCGCCTCGTTCCAAGACCTGGACGACGGCCTCGACCACCAGGTGTCGATGCCGACCGGCCTTCCCGAGCCGGAGTCGCTGCCGAGCGCGGCCGAGACGCTCGAAGGAATCGACCATCCCGTTGCCGCCGACTGGGCGTACGGGCGCGCCTTCGACATGCGCCACGTGCCGTCGCCGATCTACTTCACCGTGGAGGGCGAGCAGGTTCCGCACCAGGCCGTCTGGCTCAAGGCGAAGAGCGCGCTTCCCGATGACGACAACCTGCACCGCGCGGCCCTCGCCTACGCGAGCGACTACTCGATCCTCGAGCCGATCATGCGCGGACACGGAGTGCCGTGGGCGCTACCCGGACTCAAGGCCGCGAGCCTCGACCACGCGATGTGGTTCCACCGGTTCGGCCGGGTCGACGACTGGTTGCTCTACGTGCAGGAGTCGCCGACCGCCGTGGGCGGCCGCGGCCTCTCGCTCGGTCGCATCTTCACCCGGGACGGCATACTTCTGGCCAGCGTTGCACAGGAGGGCATGGTGCGAGTACCGTCGCGATGA
- a CDS encoding UBP-type zinc finger domain-containing protein: MTDTGIDPSVAPSGSGCVECEADGGWWLHLRRCAACGHIGCCDDSLGKHGTAHWRETGHPVIRSFEPGESWFYDFDSLETFEGPQLAAPEHYPLTQSAPGPADRLPADWQSLLR; encoded by the coding sequence ATGACCGACACAGGAATCGACCCGTCAGTGGCACCGAGCGGCTCCGGCTGCGTGGAGTGCGAGGCCGACGGCGGATGGTGGCTGCATCTGCGCCGGTGCGCGGCGTGCGGGCACATCGGCTGCTGCGACGACTCGCTAGGGAAGCACGGCACGGCGCACTGGCGCGAGACCGGACACCCGGTCATCCGCAGCTTCGAGCCCGGCGAGAGCTGGTTCTACGACTTCGACAGCCTCGAGACGTTCGAGGGGCCGCAACTCGCCGCGCCCGAGCACTACCCGCTCACCCAGTCGGCGCCAGGTCCGGCCGACCGGCTACCGGCCGACTGGCAGAGCCTGCTGCGCTGA